A single Salmo salar chromosome ssa19, Ssal_v3.1, whole genome shotgun sequence DNA region contains:
- the LOC106579471 gene encoding ribosomal protein S6 kinase alpha-3 isoform X2 → MTEAKAVCVSLGVLTSRLKALGCLLIQNFTGDLNRNCTGNFTGKERDWDLFTRAGCGCSETQGAEDETVNEINITNHTKEGSEKGDPRQFELRKVLGQGSFGKVFLVKKTTGPDTGQLYAMKVLKKATLKVRDRVRTKMERDILVEVNHPFIVKLHYAFQTEGKLYLILDFLRGGDLFTRLSKEVMFTEEDVKFYLAELALALDHLHSLGIIYRDLKPENILLDEEGHIKLTDFGLSKESIDHENKAYSFCGTVEYMAPEVVNRRGHTTSADWWSYGVLMFEMLTGTLPFQGKDRKETMNMILKAKLGMPQFLSPEAQSLLRNLFKRNPTNRLGAGPDGVEEIKRHHFYCTVDWNKLFRRELHPPFKPATGRPDDTFYFDPEFTAKTPKDSPGVPPSANAHQLFRGFSFVAITTEEEAHPLQATIVKLHRNVSQFSEAYEMKEDIGLGSYSVCKRCIHKTTGMEYAVKIISKAKRDPTEEVEILLRYGQHPNVITLKDVFDDGRTVYLVTELMKGGELLDKILRQKFFSEREASAVLYTITKTVEYLHVQGVVHRDLKPSNILYVDESGNAESIRICDFGFAKQLRAENGLLMTPCYTANFVAPEVLKKQGYDAACDIWSLGVLLYTMLTGFTPFANGLEDTPEEILARIGSGKFSLTGGYWNSVSAEAKELVSKMLHVDPHQRLTAGQVLRHPWVTQRDQLPKFTLTRQDAPHLVKGAMAATYSALNRNVPPVLDPVGCSTLAQRRGVKKLTSTAL, encoded by the exons ATGACTGAGGCcaaagcagtgtgtgtgtctctcggtgTTCTGACTAGCAGACTCAAGGCCCTAGGATGTCTACTGATCCAAAACTTTACCGGAGACCTTAACAGGAACTGCACCGGAAACTTTACCGGGAAGGAGCGGGACTGGGATTTGTTTACCAGGGCAGGATGCGGGTGTTCCGAAACCCAGGGGGCT GAGGATGAGACTGTCAATGAGATCAACATCACCAACCATACCAAGGAGGGGTCAGAGAAGGGTGACCCTCGACAGTTCGAGCTCCGCAAGGTCCTAGGACAAGGCTCCTtcggaaag gtgttcctGGTCAAGAAGACTACAGGTCCAGATACAGGACAGCTCTATGCCATGAAGGTTCTGAAGAAAGCTACACTGAAAg tgcgtGACAGGGTGAGGActaagatggagagagacatttTGGTGGAGGTCAACCATCCCTTCATCGTTAAACTGCACTATG CGTTCCAAACAGAAGGGAAACTCTACCTCATCCTGGACTTCCTACGAGGAGGAGACCTCTTCACACGACTGTCTAaagag gtGATGTTCACAGAGGAGGATGTGAAGTTTTACCTGGCAGAGTTGGCCCTGGCCCTGGACCACCTCCACAGCCTGGGCATCATCTACAGAGACCTCAAACCAGagaa CATTCTTCTAGACGAGGAGGGACACATCAAGCTGACAG acttcgGCCTCAGTAAGGAGTCTATAGACCATGAGAACAAGGCCTATTCGTTCTGTGGGACGGTGGAGTACATGGCTCCGGAGGTGGTCAACAGGAGAGGCCACACCACCAGCGCTGATTGGTGGTCCTACGGCGTGCTCATG TTTGAGATGCTGACCGGAACGCTACCATTCCAGGGGAAAGACCGCAAGGAGACCATGAACATGATCCTCAA gGCTAAGTTGGGGATGCCACAGTTTCTGAGTCCAGAAGCCCAGAGTCTCCTGAGGAACCTTTTCAAACGCAACCCTACTAACAGGCTAG GAGCTGGCCCAGACGGAGTGGAAGAGATCAAGAGACACCACTTCTACTGCACCGTAGACTGGAAC AAACTGTTCCGTAGAGAGCTCCACCCTCCCTTCAAACCTGCTACGGGACGACCTGACGACACCTTCTATTTCGACCCAGAGTTCACTGCTAAAACACccaaag attcccCGGGGGTTCCACCCAGTGCCAATGCCCACCAGCTGTTCCGAGGATTCAGTTTCGTAGCCATAACAACAGAAGAAGAGGCACATCCACTACAGGCTACAATAGTaaag CTGCACAGAAATGTGTCCCAGTTTTCTGAAGCATATGAAATGAAGGAGGATATAGGACTCGGATCATACTCCGTCTGCAAACGCTGCATACACAAGACCACTGGCATGGAGTACGCAGTCAAG ATCATCAGTAAGGCCAAGAGAGATCCAACGGAGGAGGTGGAGATTCTACTGAGATACGGACAACATCCCAACGTCATAACACTGAAGGAC GTGTTTGATGATGGCAGGACAGTGTATCTGGTCACAGAGCTGATGAAGGGAGGAGAGCTGCTGGATAAGATACTGAGACAGAAGTTCTTCTCAGAGAGAGAAGCTAGCGCTGTCCTATACACCATCACCAAGACTGTTGAATACCTACACGTACAGGGG GTGGTGCACAGGGACCTGAAGCCCAGTAACATCCTGTATGTGGATGAGAGTGGGAACGCTGAGTCCATTAGGATCTGTGACTTTGGTTTTGCCAAGCAGCTGAGAGCTGAGAACGGCCTGCTGATGACGCCGTGCTACACAGCTAACTTTGTAGCTCCAGAG GTGTTGAAGAAGCAGGGTTACGATGCTGCCTGTGACATCTGGAGTCTGGGAGTCCTACTCTACACCATGTTGACAGG gTTCACTCCATTTGCCAATGGTCTAGAGGACACTCCAGAGGAGATCCTGGCTCGGATCGGTAGCGGGAAGTTCTCTCTGACCGGAGGATACTGGAATTCTGTCTCAGCCGAGGCCAAG gAGCTGGTGTCTAAGATGTTACACGTGGACCCTCACCAGCGTTTGACAGCTGGCCAGGTGTTGCGTCATCCCTGGGTCACACAACGCGACCAGCTGCCCAAATTCACActcaccagacaggatgctccaCACCTGGTCAAG GGCGCCATGGCAGCAACCTACTCTGCCCTCAACAGGAACGTTCCACCTGTCCTGGACCCTGTGGGATGTTCCACTCTGGCCCAACGGAGGGGGGTGAAGAAACTCACATCCACTgccctctga
- the LOC106579471 gene encoding ribosomal protein S6 kinase alpha-3 isoform X1 — MTEAKAVCVSLGVLTSRLKALGCLLIQNFTGDLNRNCTGNFTGKERDWDLFTRAGCGCSETQGAEDETVNEINITNHTKEGSEKGDPRQFELRKVLGQGSFGKVFLVKKTTGPDTGQLYAMKVLKKATLKVRDRVRTKMERDILVEVNHPFIVKLHYAFQTEGKLYLILDFLRGGDLFTRLSKEVMFTEEDVKFYLAELALALDHLHSLGIIYRDLKPENILLDEEGHIKLTDFGLSKESIDHENKAYSFCGTVEYMAPEVVNRRGHTTSADWWSYGVLMFEMLTGTLPFQGKDRKETMNMILKAKLGMPQFLSPEAQSLLRNLFKRNPTNRLGAGPDGVEEIKRHHFYCTVDWNKLFRRELHPPFKPATGRPDDTFYFDPEFTAKTPKDSPGVPPSANAHQLFRGFSFVAITTEEEAHPLQATIVKQLHRNVSQFSEAYEMKEDIGLGSYSVCKRCIHKTTGMEYAVKIISKAKRDPTEEVEILLRYGQHPNVITLKDVFDDGRTVYLVTELMKGGELLDKILRQKFFSEREASAVLYTITKTVEYLHVQGVVHRDLKPSNILYVDESGNAESIRICDFGFAKQLRAENGLLMTPCYTANFVAPEVLKKQGYDAACDIWSLGVLLYTMLTGFTPFANGLEDTPEEILARIGSGKFSLTGGYWNSVSAEAKELVSKMLHVDPHQRLTAGQVLRHPWVTQRDQLPKFTLTRQDAPHLVKGAMAATYSALNRNVPPVLDPVGCSTLAQRRGVKKLTSTAL, encoded by the exons ATGACTGAGGCcaaagcagtgtgtgtgtctctcggtgTTCTGACTAGCAGACTCAAGGCCCTAGGATGTCTACTGATCCAAAACTTTACCGGAGACCTTAACAGGAACTGCACCGGAAACTTTACCGGGAAGGAGCGGGACTGGGATTTGTTTACCAGGGCAGGATGCGGGTGTTCCGAAACCCAGGGGGCT GAGGATGAGACTGTCAATGAGATCAACATCACCAACCATACCAAGGAGGGGTCAGAGAAGGGTGACCCTCGACAGTTCGAGCTCCGCAAGGTCCTAGGACAAGGCTCCTtcggaaag gtgttcctGGTCAAGAAGACTACAGGTCCAGATACAGGACAGCTCTATGCCATGAAGGTTCTGAAGAAAGCTACACTGAAAg tgcgtGACAGGGTGAGGActaagatggagagagacatttTGGTGGAGGTCAACCATCCCTTCATCGTTAAACTGCACTATG CGTTCCAAACAGAAGGGAAACTCTACCTCATCCTGGACTTCCTACGAGGAGGAGACCTCTTCACACGACTGTCTAaagag gtGATGTTCACAGAGGAGGATGTGAAGTTTTACCTGGCAGAGTTGGCCCTGGCCCTGGACCACCTCCACAGCCTGGGCATCATCTACAGAGACCTCAAACCAGagaa CATTCTTCTAGACGAGGAGGGACACATCAAGCTGACAG acttcgGCCTCAGTAAGGAGTCTATAGACCATGAGAACAAGGCCTATTCGTTCTGTGGGACGGTGGAGTACATGGCTCCGGAGGTGGTCAACAGGAGAGGCCACACCACCAGCGCTGATTGGTGGTCCTACGGCGTGCTCATG TTTGAGATGCTGACCGGAACGCTACCATTCCAGGGGAAAGACCGCAAGGAGACCATGAACATGATCCTCAA gGCTAAGTTGGGGATGCCACAGTTTCTGAGTCCAGAAGCCCAGAGTCTCCTGAGGAACCTTTTCAAACGCAACCCTACTAACAGGCTAG GAGCTGGCCCAGACGGAGTGGAAGAGATCAAGAGACACCACTTCTACTGCACCGTAGACTGGAAC AAACTGTTCCGTAGAGAGCTCCACCCTCCCTTCAAACCTGCTACGGGACGACCTGACGACACCTTCTATTTCGACCCAGAGTTCACTGCTAAAACACccaaag attcccCGGGGGTTCCACCCAGTGCCAATGCCCACCAGCTGTTCCGAGGATTCAGTTTCGTAGCCATAACAACAGAAGAAGAGGCACATCCACTACAGGCTACAATAGTaaag CAGCTGCACAGAAATGTGTCCCAGTTTTCTGAAGCATATGAAATGAAGGAGGATATAGGACTCGGATCATACTCCGTCTGCAAACGCTGCATACACAAGACCACTGGCATGGAGTACGCAGTCAAG ATCATCAGTAAGGCCAAGAGAGATCCAACGGAGGAGGTGGAGATTCTACTGAGATACGGACAACATCCCAACGTCATAACACTGAAGGAC GTGTTTGATGATGGCAGGACAGTGTATCTGGTCACAGAGCTGATGAAGGGAGGAGAGCTGCTGGATAAGATACTGAGACAGAAGTTCTTCTCAGAGAGAGAAGCTAGCGCTGTCCTATACACCATCACCAAGACTGTTGAATACCTACACGTACAGGGG GTGGTGCACAGGGACCTGAAGCCCAGTAACATCCTGTATGTGGATGAGAGTGGGAACGCTGAGTCCATTAGGATCTGTGACTTTGGTTTTGCCAAGCAGCTGAGAGCTGAGAACGGCCTGCTGATGACGCCGTGCTACACAGCTAACTTTGTAGCTCCAGAG GTGTTGAAGAAGCAGGGTTACGATGCTGCCTGTGACATCTGGAGTCTGGGAGTCCTACTCTACACCATGTTGACAGG gTTCACTCCATTTGCCAATGGTCTAGAGGACACTCCAGAGGAGATCCTGGCTCGGATCGGTAGCGGGAAGTTCTCTCTGACCGGAGGATACTGGAATTCTGTCTCAGCCGAGGCCAAG gAGCTGGTGTCTAAGATGTTACACGTGGACCCTCACCAGCGTTTGACAGCTGGCCAGGTGTTGCGTCATCCCTGGGTCACACAACGCGACCAGCTGCCCAAATTCACActcaccagacaggatgctccaCACCTGGTCAAG GGCGCCATGGCAGCAACCTACTCTGCCCTCAACAGGAACGTTCCACCTGTCCTGGACCCTGTGGGATGTTCCACTCTGGCCCAACGGAGGGGGGTGAAGAAACTCACATCCACTgccctctga
- the LOC106579471 gene encoding ribosomal protein S6 kinase alpha-3 isoform X3 — translation MPLAQLPDPWQKMALGRAASEDAHRHVLEDSIGEDDSMSCNEDETVNEINITNHTKEGSEKGDPRQFELRKVLGQGSFGKVFLVKKTTGPDTGQLYAMKVLKKATLKVRDRVRTKMERDILVEVNHPFIVKLHYAFQTEGKLYLILDFLRGGDLFTRLSKEVMFTEEDVKFYLAELALALDHLHSLGIIYRDLKPENILLDEEGHIKLTDFGLSKESIDHENKAYSFCGTVEYMAPEVVNRRGHTTSADWWSYGVLMFEMLTGTLPFQGKDRKETMNMILKAKLGMPQFLSPEAQSLLRNLFKRNPTNRLGAGPDGVEEIKRHHFYCTVDWNKLFRRELHPPFKPATGRPDDTFYFDPEFTAKTPKDSPGVPPSANAHQLFRGFSFVAITTEEEAHPLQATIVKQLHRNVSQFSEAYEMKEDIGLGSYSVCKRCIHKTTGMEYAVKIISKAKRDPTEEVEILLRYGQHPNVITLKDVFDDGRTVYLVTELMKGGELLDKILRQKFFSEREASAVLYTITKTVEYLHVQGVVHRDLKPSNILYVDESGNAESIRICDFGFAKQLRAENGLLMTPCYTANFVAPEVLKKQGYDAACDIWSLGVLLYTMLTGFTPFANGLEDTPEEILARIGSGKFSLTGGYWNSVSAEAKELVSKMLHVDPHQRLTAGQVLRHPWVTQRDQLPKFTLTRQDAPHLVKGAMAATYSALNRNVPPVLDPVGCSTLAQRRGVKKLTSTAL, via the exons GAGGATGAGACTGTCAATGAGATCAACATCACCAACCATACCAAGGAGGGGTCAGAGAAGGGTGACCCTCGACAGTTCGAGCTCCGCAAGGTCCTAGGACAAGGCTCCTtcggaaag gtgttcctGGTCAAGAAGACTACAGGTCCAGATACAGGACAGCTCTATGCCATGAAGGTTCTGAAGAAAGCTACACTGAAAg tgcgtGACAGGGTGAGGActaagatggagagagacatttTGGTGGAGGTCAACCATCCCTTCATCGTTAAACTGCACTATG CGTTCCAAACAGAAGGGAAACTCTACCTCATCCTGGACTTCCTACGAGGAGGAGACCTCTTCACACGACTGTCTAaagag gtGATGTTCACAGAGGAGGATGTGAAGTTTTACCTGGCAGAGTTGGCCCTGGCCCTGGACCACCTCCACAGCCTGGGCATCATCTACAGAGACCTCAAACCAGagaa CATTCTTCTAGACGAGGAGGGACACATCAAGCTGACAG acttcgGCCTCAGTAAGGAGTCTATAGACCATGAGAACAAGGCCTATTCGTTCTGTGGGACGGTGGAGTACATGGCTCCGGAGGTGGTCAACAGGAGAGGCCACACCACCAGCGCTGATTGGTGGTCCTACGGCGTGCTCATG TTTGAGATGCTGACCGGAACGCTACCATTCCAGGGGAAAGACCGCAAGGAGACCATGAACATGATCCTCAA gGCTAAGTTGGGGATGCCACAGTTTCTGAGTCCAGAAGCCCAGAGTCTCCTGAGGAACCTTTTCAAACGCAACCCTACTAACAGGCTAG GAGCTGGCCCAGACGGAGTGGAAGAGATCAAGAGACACCACTTCTACTGCACCGTAGACTGGAAC AAACTGTTCCGTAGAGAGCTCCACCCTCCCTTCAAACCTGCTACGGGACGACCTGACGACACCTTCTATTTCGACCCAGAGTTCACTGCTAAAACACccaaag attcccCGGGGGTTCCACCCAGTGCCAATGCCCACCAGCTGTTCCGAGGATTCAGTTTCGTAGCCATAACAACAGAAGAAGAGGCACATCCACTACAGGCTACAATAGTaaag CAGCTGCACAGAAATGTGTCCCAGTTTTCTGAAGCATATGAAATGAAGGAGGATATAGGACTCGGATCATACTCCGTCTGCAAACGCTGCATACACAAGACCACTGGCATGGAGTACGCAGTCAAG ATCATCAGTAAGGCCAAGAGAGATCCAACGGAGGAGGTGGAGATTCTACTGAGATACGGACAACATCCCAACGTCATAACACTGAAGGAC GTGTTTGATGATGGCAGGACAGTGTATCTGGTCACAGAGCTGATGAAGGGAGGAGAGCTGCTGGATAAGATACTGAGACAGAAGTTCTTCTCAGAGAGAGAAGCTAGCGCTGTCCTATACACCATCACCAAGACTGTTGAATACCTACACGTACAGGGG GTGGTGCACAGGGACCTGAAGCCCAGTAACATCCTGTATGTGGATGAGAGTGGGAACGCTGAGTCCATTAGGATCTGTGACTTTGGTTTTGCCAAGCAGCTGAGAGCTGAGAACGGCCTGCTGATGACGCCGTGCTACACAGCTAACTTTGTAGCTCCAGAG GTGTTGAAGAAGCAGGGTTACGATGCTGCCTGTGACATCTGGAGTCTGGGAGTCCTACTCTACACCATGTTGACAGG gTTCACTCCATTTGCCAATGGTCTAGAGGACACTCCAGAGGAGATCCTGGCTCGGATCGGTAGCGGGAAGTTCTCTCTGACCGGAGGATACTGGAATTCTGTCTCAGCCGAGGCCAAG gAGCTGGTGTCTAAGATGTTACACGTGGACCCTCACCAGCGTTTGACAGCTGGCCAGGTGTTGCGTCATCCCTGGGTCACACAACGCGACCAGCTGCCCAAATTCACActcaccagacaggatgctccaCACCTGGTCAAG GGCGCCATGGCAGCAACCTACTCTGCCCTCAACAGGAACGTTCCACCTGTCCTGGACCCTGTGGGATGTTCCACTCTGGCCCAACGGAGGGGGGTGAAGAAACTCACATCCACTgccctctga
- the LOC106579471 gene encoding ribosomal protein S6 kinase alpha-3 isoform X4, which yields MSCNEDETVNEINITNHTKEGSEKGDPRQFELRKVLGQGSFGKVFLVKKTTGPDTGQLYAMKVLKKATLKVRDRVRTKMERDILVEVNHPFIVKLHYAFQTEGKLYLILDFLRGGDLFTRLSKEVMFTEEDVKFYLAELALALDHLHSLGIIYRDLKPENILLDEEGHIKLTDFGLSKESIDHENKAYSFCGTVEYMAPEVVNRRGHTTSADWWSYGVLMFEMLTGTLPFQGKDRKETMNMILKAKLGMPQFLSPEAQSLLRNLFKRNPTNRLGAGPDGVEEIKRHHFYCTVDWNKLFRRELHPPFKPATGRPDDTFYFDPEFTAKTPKDSPGVPPSANAHQLFRGFSFVAITTEEEAHPLQATIVKQLHRNVSQFSEAYEMKEDIGLGSYSVCKRCIHKTTGMEYAVKIISKAKRDPTEEVEILLRYGQHPNVITLKDVFDDGRTVYLVTELMKGGELLDKILRQKFFSEREASAVLYTITKTVEYLHVQGVVHRDLKPSNILYVDESGNAESIRICDFGFAKQLRAENGLLMTPCYTANFVAPEVLKKQGYDAACDIWSLGVLLYTMLTGFTPFANGLEDTPEEILARIGSGKFSLTGGYWNSVSAEAKELVSKMLHVDPHQRLTAGQVLRHPWVTQRDQLPKFTLTRQDAPHLVKGAMAATYSALNRNVPPVLDPVGCSTLAQRRGVKKLTSTAL from the exons GAGGATGAGACTGTCAATGAGATCAACATCACCAACCATACCAAGGAGGGGTCAGAGAAGGGTGACCCTCGACAGTTCGAGCTCCGCAAGGTCCTAGGACAAGGCTCCTtcggaaag gtgttcctGGTCAAGAAGACTACAGGTCCAGATACAGGACAGCTCTATGCCATGAAGGTTCTGAAGAAAGCTACACTGAAAg tgcgtGACAGGGTGAGGActaagatggagagagacatttTGGTGGAGGTCAACCATCCCTTCATCGTTAAACTGCACTATG CGTTCCAAACAGAAGGGAAACTCTACCTCATCCTGGACTTCCTACGAGGAGGAGACCTCTTCACACGACTGTCTAaagag gtGATGTTCACAGAGGAGGATGTGAAGTTTTACCTGGCAGAGTTGGCCCTGGCCCTGGACCACCTCCACAGCCTGGGCATCATCTACAGAGACCTCAAACCAGagaa CATTCTTCTAGACGAGGAGGGACACATCAAGCTGACAG acttcgGCCTCAGTAAGGAGTCTATAGACCATGAGAACAAGGCCTATTCGTTCTGTGGGACGGTGGAGTACATGGCTCCGGAGGTGGTCAACAGGAGAGGCCACACCACCAGCGCTGATTGGTGGTCCTACGGCGTGCTCATG TTTGAGATGCTGACCGGAACGCTACCATTCCAGGGGAAAGACCGCAAGGAGACCATGAACATGATCCTCAA gGCTAAGTTGGGGATGCCACAGTTTCTGAGTCCAGAAGCCCAGAGTCTCCTGAGGAACCTTTTCAAACGCAACCCTACTAACAGGCTAG GAGCTGGCCCAGACGGAGTGGAAGAGATCAAGAGACACCACTTCTACTGCACCGTAGACTGGAAC AAACTGTTCCGTAGAGAGCTCCACCCTCCCTTCAAACCTGCTACGGGACGACCTGACGACACCTTCTATTTCGACCCAGAGTTCACTGCTAAAACACccaaag attcccCGGGGGTTCCACCCAGTGCCAATGCCCACCAGCTGTTCCGAGGATTCAGTTTCGTAGCCATAACAACAGAAGAAGAGGCACATCCACTACAGGCTACAATAGTaaag CAGCTGCACAGAAATGTGTCCCAGTTTTCTGAAGCATATGAAATGAAGGAGGATATAGGACTCGGATCATACTCCGTCTGCAAACGCTGCATACACAAGACCACTGGCATGGAGTACGCAGTCAAG ATCATCAGTAAGGCCAAGAGAGATCCAACGGAGGAGGTGGAGATTCTACTGAGATACGGACAACATCCCAACGTCATAACACTGAAGGAC GTGTTTGATGATGGCAGGACAGTGTATCTGGTCACAGAGCTGATGAAGGGAGGAGAGCTGCTGGATAAGATACTGAGACAGAAGTTCTTCTCAGAGAGAGAAGCTAGCGCTGTCCTATACACCATCACCAAGACTGTTGAATACCTACACGTACAGGGG GTGGTGCACAGGGACCTGAAGCCCAGTAACATCCTGTATGTGGATGAGAGTGGGAACGCTGAGTCCATTAGGATCTGTGACTTTGGTTTTGCCAAGCAGCTGAGAGCTGAGAACGGCCTGCTGATGACGCCGTGCTACACAGCTAACTTTGTAGCTCCAGAG GTGTTGAAGAAGCAGGGTTACGATGCTGCCTGTGACATCTGGAGTCTGGGAGTCCTACTCTACACCATGTTGACAGG gTTCACTCCATTTGCCAATGGTCTAGAGGACACTCCAGAGGAGATCCTGGCTCGGATCGGTAGCGGGAAGTTCTCTCTGACCGGAGGATACTGGAATTCTGTCTCAGCCGAGGCCAAG gAGCTGGTGTCTAAGATGTTACACGTGGACCCTCACCAGCGTTTGACAGCTGGCCAGGTGTTGCGTCATCCCTGGGTCACACAACGCGACCAGCTGCCCAAATTCACActcaccagacaggatgctccaCACCTGGTCAAG GGCGCCATGGCAGCAACCTACTCTGCCCTCAACAGGAACGTTCCACCTGTCCTGGACCCTGTGGGATGTTCCACTCTGGCCCAACGGAGGGGGGTGAAGAAACTCACATCCACTgccctctga